The Daucus carota subsp. sativus chromosome 2, DH1 v3.0, whole genome shotgun sequence genome includes a window with the following:
- the LOC108209238 gene encoding protein GRAVITROPIC IN THE LIGHT 1-like, whose translation MQPAGGRDSQLCDSNNQKIHPQPMEETNNQNPEAVESLISKIFTNISSLKSAYIQLQAAHTPYDPDKIQAADKLVIAKLKDLSELKHFYRENNPKPLCVSPQDSRLAAEIQEQQSLLKTYEVMVKKFQSEIRNKDSEITQVQQQISEANQRRTKLEKNLKLRGLSTNESEGSSEESGLLSLELTPDLFKSAVEAASRAIHDFSKPLINMMKAAGWDLDAAADSVEPGLVYAKRAHKKYAFESHICQRMFGGFQEENFSLKVENSMATEESLFHQYLALRDIDPLDAVGQNPDSNFGKFCRSKYLIVVHPKMETSFFGNLDQRKHVMDGGHPRTPFYLAFLKLAKSIWLLHRLAYSFDPAAKVFQVKKGSEYSEVYMKSVLENFLKDENEQKPKVGLMVMPGFWIDGCLIHCQVYLTSI comes from the coding sequence ATGCAACCCGCTGGTGGGAGAGACAGCCAACTTTGTGATAGTAATAATCAAAAGATCCACCCTCAACCTATGGAAGAGACAAATAATCAGAACCCAGAAGCAGTGGAGTCCCTGATATCCAAAATATTTACCAACATTTCCTCCCTAAAGTCTGCTTACATCCAACTCCAAGCTGCTCATACACCTTATGACCCTGATAAAATTCAAGCTGCTGATAAGCTTGTTATTGCTAAGCTGAAGGACCTTTCTGAGCTCAAGCATTTTTATAGGGAGAACAACCCCAAACCGTTATGTGTTTCCCCTCAGGACTCACGTTTAGCTGCGGAGATTCAAGAACAGCAAAGCTTGTTAAAAACATACGAGGTCATGGTAAAAAAGTTTCAGTCTGAGATTCGCAACAAAGATTCCGAGATCACTCAGGTTCAGCAACAGATCTCTGAGGCAAATCAAAGGCGGACAAAACTGGAAAAGAATCTTAAACTTAGGGGTTTGTCAACCAATGAATCAGAAGGTTCAAGCGAGGAAAGTGGTTTATTATCACTTGAGTTAACACCTGATCTCTTCAAGTCAGCGGTAGAAGCTGCTTCCAGAGCCATTCACGATTTTTCAAAGCCACTAATTAACATGATGAAAGCAGCAGGGTGGGACCTTGATGCTGCAGCAGATTCTGTTGAACCTGGCTTAGTTTATGCGAAAAGAGCTCATAAAAAATATGCATTTGAATCCCATATTTGCCAAAGAATGTTTGGTGGCTTTCAGGAGGAAAACTTCTCTCTGAAAGTTGAGAATAGTATGGCCACGGAAGAAAGTTTATTCCACCAGTATCTTGCCCTAAGAGACATAGATCCCCTAGATGCTGTTGGTCAAAATCCAGACTCCAATTTTGGGAAATTTTGTCGGAGCAAATACCTAATTGTTGTTCACCCAAAGATGGAAACTTCATTTTTTGGGAACTTAGATCAGCGAAAGCATGTGATGGATGGCGGACATCCACGGACACCTTTCTACTTGGCATTTCTGAAATTGGCAAAATCAATCTGGCTTTTGCACAGGTTGGCTTACTCGTTTGATCCTGCAGCGAAGGTTTTTCAGGTGAAAAAAGGATCTGAATATTCGGAAGTCTATATGAAAAGTGTTCTAGAAAATTTCCTTAAAGATGAAAATGAACAGAAGCCCAAGGTTGGGCTAATGGTCATGCCGGGTTTCTGGATCGATGGTTGCTTGATCCACTGCCAAGTCTACCTAACAAGCATATAA